From a region of the Suncus etruscus isolate mSunEtr1 chromosome 11, mSunEtr1.pri.cur, whole genome shotgun sequence genome:
- the SPRYD4 gene encoding SPRY domain-containing protein 4, with amino-acid sequence MALPFARSLCLCRSGAKRLGVTASEARRGVSFKLEEKTAHSSLALFKNDTGVKYGLVGLEPSKLAQNLERFREWAVVLADTAVSGGRHYWEVTVKRSQQFRIGVADVDVSRDSCIGVDDRSWVFTYAQRKWHTMLANEKAPVEGIGQPEKVGLLLEFEAQKLSLVDVNRVVVVHTLKTDFRGPVVPAFALWDGELLTHSGLEVPEGL; translated from the exons ATGGCGCTGCCCTTTGCTCGGTCGCTGTGCCTGTGCCGCTCGGGAGCCAAACGACTGGGGGTCACCGCCTCGGAAGCCCGCAGAG GAGTCAGTTTTAAGCTGGAAGAAAAAACCGCCCACAGCAGCCTGGCGCTCTTCAAAAACGACACAGGCGTCAAATACGGCCTGGTGGGCTTGGAACCCAGCAAGTTGGCCCAGAACCTGGAACGTTTCCGTGAGTGGGCGGTTGTGCTGGCCGACACAGCGGTCAGCGGTGGCAGGCACTACTGGGAGGTGACGGTGAAGCGCTCCCAGCAGTTCCGGATAGGAGTGGCAGATGTGGACGTGTCCCGAGACAGCTGCATCGGAGTTGACGATCGTTCCTGGGTGTTCACCTATGCCCAGCGCAAGTGGCACACCATGTTGGCCAACGAGAAGGCCCCTGTTGAGGGCATCGGGCAGCCGGAGAAGGTGGGACTGTTGCTGGAATTTGAGGCCCAGAAACTCAGCCTCGTGGACGTGAACCGGGTTGTTGTGGTCCACACGCTAAAGACAGATTTCCGGGGTCCTGTGGTGCCTGCGTTTGCCCTTTGGGATGGAGAGCTCCTGACCCACTCAGGATTAGAGGTGCCCGAGGGCCTCTAG
- the GLS2 gene encoding glutaminase liver isoform, mitochondrial isoform X1, which translates to MRCMRALLQALSGARGAPSRSPLVLLRGGGGRHPLHEAAARGRETPRSHQPQLQDPESSESGMLSRLGDLLFYTIAEGQERIPIHKFTTALKATGLQTSDPRLRDCLSQMRHMVRESSSGGLLDRELFQKCVSSNIVLLTQAFRKKFVIPDFEEFTGHVDRIFEDARELTGGKVAAYIPQLAKANPELWGVSLCTVDGQRHSVGHTKIPFCLQSCVKPLTYAISISTLGTDYVHRFVGKEPSGLRYNKLSLNEEGIPHNPMVNAGAIVVSSLIKMDCNKAEKFDFVLQFLNKMAGNEYMGFSNATFQSEKETGDRNYAIGYYLKEKKCFPKGVDMMAALDLYFQLCSVEVTCESGSVMAATLANGGICPITGETVLSAEAVRSTLSLMHSCGMYDFSGQFAFHVGLPAKSAVSGAILLVVPNVMGMMCLSPPLDKLGNSHRGINFCQKLVSHFNFHNYDNLRHCARKLDPRREGGEVRNKSVVNLLFAAYSGDVSALRRFALSAMDMEQKDYDSRTALHVAAAEGHMEVVKFLIEACKVNPFVKDRWGNIPLDDAMQFNHTEVVKLLQNYQDSYTPSESHAEAAAEVLSKENLESMV; encoded by the exons TGAATCATCAGAGAGTGGCATGCTGTCTCGCCTGGGTGACCTGCTCTTCTACACTATTGCTGAGGGACAGGAACGAATCCCTATCCACAAGTTCACTACT GCATTGAAGGCCACAGGACTGCAGACGTCAGATCCCCGGCTCCGGGACTGCCTGAGCCAGATGCGCCACATGGTTCGAGAGTCCAGCAGTGGTGGCCTCTTGGACCGAGAACTCTTCCAAAA GTGTGTGAGCAGCAACATTGTGCTCCTGACCCAGGCATTCCGAAAGAAGTTTGTCATTCCTGATTTTGAGGAGTTCACGGGCCATGTGGATCGCATCTTTGAGGATGCCAGAGAGCTCACTGGAGGCAAA GTAGCTGCCTATATCCCGCAGCTGGCGAAGGCAAATCCAGAGTTATGGGGCGTCTCTCTGTGCACTGTGGATGGTCAGCG GCACTCTGTGGGCCACACAAAGATTCCCTTCTGCCTGCAGTCCTGCGTGAAGCCCCTCACCTATGCCATTTCCATAAGTACCCTAGGCACGGACTATGTGCACAGATTTGTGGGCAAAGAACCCAGTGGACTTCGCTACAACAAGCTCTCCCTCAATGAGGAAG GCATCCCTCATAACCCCATGGTCAATGCTGGTGCCATTGTTGTGAGCTCCTTGATCAAG ATGGACTGTAACAAAGCCGAGAAGTTTGACTTT GTGTTGCAATTTCTGAACAAAATGGCTGGGAATGAATACATGGGTTTCAGCAATGCCAC ATTTCAGTCAGAGAAGGAAACAGGGGATCGAAATTATGCCATCGGCTATTATCTAAAAGAGAAGAAG tgctttccAAAGGGGGTGGACATGATGGCTGCACTTGACCTCTACTTCCAG CTATGCTCCGTGGAAGTCACCTGTGAATCAGGCAGTGTCATGGCAGCCACACTGGCCAATGGTGGGATCTGCCCCATCACAGGCGAGACTGTGTTGAGCGCTGAAGCAGTGCGTAGCACCCTCAGCCTCATGCACTCCTGCGGCATGTACGACTTCTCAGGCCAATTCGCCTTCCAT GTGGGCCTACCAGCTAAGTCAGCTGTGTCTGGAGCCATCCTGCTAGTGGTACCCAATGTCATGGGAATGATGTGTCTGTCACCTCCGCTGGACAAGCTAGGGAACAGCCATAGGGGCATCAATTTCTGCCAG AAGTTGGTGTCTCACTTCAATTTCCACAACTATGACAACTTGAGGCACTGTGCTCGGAAATTAGACCCACGGCGTGAAGGGGGAGAAGTTCGA AACAAGTCCGTGGTGAATCTTTTGTTTGCTGCCTATAGTGGAGATGTCTCAGCTCTTCGAAG GTTTGCTTTGTCAGCCATGGACATGGAACAGAAAGACTATGACTCCCGCACAGCCCTGCATGTTGCTGCAGCTGAAG GTCACATGGAGGTTGTTAAATTCCTGATTGAGGCTTGCAAAGTGAATCCTTTTGTCAAAGACAG GTGGGGCAACATTCCTCTGGACGACGCTATGCAGTTCAATCACACGGAGGTGGTAAAGCTGCTTCAAAACTACCAAGACTCCTACACACCCTCAGAGTCTCATGCTGAGGCAGCAGCTGAGGTCCTATCCAAAGAGAACTTAGAGAGCATGGTGTGA
- the GLS2 gene encoding glutaminase liver isoform, mitochondrial isoform X2, translating into MPLPVDLGLWVRRARAVKCRPPGRAFGQVGPRDGAWPSESSESGMLSRLGDLLFYTIAEGQERIPIHKFTTALKATGLQTSDPRLRDCLSQMRHMVRESSSGGLLDRELFQKCVSSNIVLLTQAFRKKFVIPDFEEFTGHVDRIFEDARELTGGKVAAYIPQLAKANPELWGVSLCTVDGQRHSVGHTKIPFCLQSCVKPLTYAISISTLGTDYVHRFVGKEPSGLRYNKLSLNEEGIPHNPMVNAGAIVVSSLIKMDCNKAEKFDFVLQFLNKMAGNEYMGFSNATFQSEKETGDRNYAIGYYLKEKKCFPKGVDMMAALDLYFQLCSVEVTCESGSVMAATLANGGICPITGETVLSAEAVRSTLSLMHSCGMYDFSGQFAFHVGLPAKSAVSGAILLVVPNVMGMMCLSPPLDKLGNSHRGINFCQKLVSHFNFHNYDNLRHCARKLDPRREGGEVRNKSVVNLLFAAYSGDVSALRRFALSAMDMEQKDYDSRTALHVAAAEGHMEVVKFLIEACKVNPFVKDRWGNIPLDDAMQFNHTEVVKLLQNYQDSYTPSESHAEAAAEVLSKENLESMV; encoded by the exons TGAATCATCAGAGAGTGGCATGCTGTCTCGCCTGGGTGACCTGCTCTTCTACACTATTGCTGAGGGACAGGAACGAATCCCTATCCACAAGTTCACTACT GCATTGAAGGCCACAGGACTGCAGACGTCAGATCCCCGGCTCCGGGACTGCCTGAGCCAGATGCGCCACATGGTTCGAGAGTCCAGCAGTGGTGGCCTCTTGGACCGAGAACTCTTCCAAAA GTGTGTGAGCAGCAACATTGTGCTCCTGACCCAGGCATTCCGAAAGAAGTTTGTCATTCCTGATTTTGAGGAGTTCACGGGCCATGTGGATCGCATCTTTGAGGATGCCAGAGAGCTCACTGGAGGCAAA GTAGCTGCCTATATCCCGCAGCTGGCGAAGGCAAATCCAGAGTTATGGGGCGTCTCTCTGTGCACTGTGGATGGTCAGCG GCACTCTGTGGGCCACACAAAGATTCCCTTCTGCCTGCAGTCCTGCGTGAAGCCCCTCACCTATGCCATTTCCATAAGTACCCTAGGCACGGACTATGTGCACAGATTTGTGGGCAAAGAACCCAGTGGACTTCGCTACAACAAGCTCTCCCTCAATGAGGAAG GCATCCCTCATAACCCCATGGTCAATGCTGGTGCCATTGTTGTGAGCTCCTTGATCAAG ATGGACTGTAACAAAGCCGAGAAGTTTGACTTT GTGTTGCAATTTCTGAACAAAATGGCTGGGAATGAATACATGGGTTTCAGCAATGCCAC ATTTCAGTCAGAGAAGGAAACAGGGGATCGAAATTATGCCATCGGCTATTATCTAAAAGAGAAGAAG tgctttccAAAGGGGGTGGACATGATGGCTGCACTTGACCTCTACTTCCAG CTATGCTCCGTGGAAGTCACCTGTGAATCAGGCAGTGTCATGGCAGCCACACTGGCCAATGGTGGGATCTGCCCCATCACAGGCGAGACTGTGTTGAGCGCTGAAGCAGTGCGTAGCACCCTCAGCCTCATGCACTCCTGCGGCATGTACGACTTCTCAGGCCAATTCGCCTTCCAT GTGGGCCTACCAGCTAAGTCAGCTGTGTCTGGAGCCATCCTGCTAGTGGTACCCAATGTCATGGGAATGATGTGTCTGTCACCTCCGCTGGACAAGCTAGGGAACAGCCATAGGGGCATCAATTTCTGCCAG AAGTTGGTGTCTCACTTCAATTTCCACAACTATGACAACTTGAGGCACTGTGCTCGGAAATTAGACCCACGGCGTGAAGGGGGAGAAGTTCGA AACAAGTCCGTGGTGAATCTTTTGTTTGCTGCCTATAGTGGAGATGTCTCAGCTCTTCGAAG GTTTGCTTTGTCAGCCATGGACATGGAACAGAAAGACTATGACTCCCGCACAGCCCTGCATGTTGCTGCAGCTGAAG GTCACATGGAGGTTGTTAAATTCCTGATTGAGGCTTGCAAAGTGAATCCTTTTGTCAAAGACAG GTGGGGCAACATTCCTCTGGACGACGCTATGCAGTTCAATCACACGGAGGTGGTAAAGCTGCTTCAAAACTACCAAGACTCCTACACACCCTCAGAGTCTCATGCTGAGGCAGCAGCTGAGGTCCTATCCAAAGAGAACTTAGAGAGCATGGTGTGA